The segment CGATCATAATCTAGAATATAGAATAAATCTTGGATAAATTGACTTGAACCTAAAGCGAACCTAATGCAGAGGAGCAAGAATTCAGGAACAAATACAGAATTCTAGCAGTTAAATGTACGAATTGCACCCAGGGAAATGCAATAGACAAGATTCAGCAGTTATTCGACAAAATTTGTTGCTCAAAGTAACTAAGCCGTTCACAGAATCGACCAGGGCAAAATTTACGTAACCAAATTGTTGCTCCAAGTAAGCCGTTCACGGAACCGGTAGCTAAGAACCGTGTTCCGTCCAAATCAACGAACGAGAGGAGTGGAAGGAGATTAGGAGAAGGAACAGTGAACTCACCGTAGATGGTTTTGGAAGGGCAGGCGGCGATGGTCTCAGGGGGATCTTCACGACCGTCCAATGCATCATCGTGCTCCCGTTGCCAAGGACATCGACGGTGACGCCGCTGTTCCAGCGGCGGTACCTGCCGTTGGCGCGGAGGTAGCGTTCTTCGCCCACTCCCAAGTTGCAGCGCAGGAGGACGTCGCCGCTGCCATCCAACGCCGAGACGGCCCTCCACCTGATGTTGAGCTGCTGCGGCTCACTGAAGTCGCTCTGGGCGGCTGCGTGGCCGCGGTGGCCGTCCCTGGCCGAGGACGCCGAGAGCGCGAGGTAGCGGCCGTAGGCGGCGCTAAGGAGGAGGACGTAGGAGACGCCTTCGCGCGCGATCCGGTGCACCTGCCACGCCGCGTTCAGCGTCGCGCGGTCCGTGCTGAGGGAGACGCCGGACCCGTCCTCGTCGGCGTAGACGTAGTACCCGCGCCGCGCGCGGCTCCGCAGCCACACGTGCGCCCCATCGGGGAAGCGGTTCATCGCGGCCGCGGGTGCTGGACCCGTGGTGGTGGTGATGGCGTGGCGGCGGTACGGTACGGTGGGCGAGTGGATTGGCGCTGTTGCGTTGCGAGGCGGAGACGGGAAGGAGGGAGAGGGGAGAAGagcagcagagcagagcaggtgTTGTTTGCGACGGGACGGTTAGCGTGGGCGCATTTCAAGGCAAGCACAGCGCAGGTCGGTTGCTGCATCGCTCGCCAGCTGGCGGGTGGGGCCCGTGCGGCGAACACGCTGGTGTGCGCGTGCCGTGCGGGCCACGATTCGGAAGAGGGCCCACCCAACGCCGACAGGAGCTCGTTCCTCCGTGACTATGCGCGCCCGCATTGCTGGGTTCTGTGTGACCTTCGGGATCATGCGGCATTTCGTCGAACAGGAGTTGCTCAGGCGAGCTCAGCTGCATCGTAAAGAATTGGTGAATGAAGGAGCTATAGATCTTGGATCCGCAAATCATAGGAAGCATCGAGGTTGTGGCAGGAAAGCAATGCTTCCAATAATCGAGCAGAGATTTCTGGATAGGAATGGCAGAAATGGAATCCCGTCGAAGAGGAGATGGGAGGAAGAGTGAGAGAACAGAGCGCCTCTATGTAGCCTGCCTCTACCAGCCCACGGAAACGGAACGGAGCCGAGTACGGCCTTCCGGTTCCAGCCAGCGCTGCAGCGAGTGACAAGTGGGGCCACTGATAGGAGATGGCTGAGTTGTGTAATTCATGCGTTGGTAGTTGGTACAGATTTCTGGTGCTCTGAACCTTCAGTTTAGCAAAGTGTTGCTAATGGACTGAAGGAGGCCTTTCGTGAAGATCACACATGTGACCTGTTTCTCTGAATCGTGTCTTCCTCTGAATCGCTCCTCTCCCCCAGGATTTGCTGGAAAAAAGGACACCTGGCCTCGCAGATACAAATTTGTTCAGCAGTTCTATACATTTCAACTTTTGGATGGTCCcaattttattttactgaacTTAATGTTGGACCATACTTGAAGACTGAACACCGTTTTATAGAATTTGTGTGCTGTGTGTTAAAGGCAGTGTTTGAGTTGCATATGCTAATCTTGGCAATGTGCTGTAACCTGTAAGATGTTtaaactctgtcttcatgcaaTGTATGGCTGAACAGTAAACCTGCTTCAACCATACAGTATTTCTTCATGCAATTGATTTTTAAACTCACTATTTCTAATGGATacaactctgtcttcatgcaaTGTATGACTGAAAGCTAAGATCAGGAAACACCAATCTGAAAAATCTGGTTTATCAGGATTCATGAGAAAATATAGAGTAAGCCACCAAAATGTGTATTATCACCCAATACAGGTGAAGATGGTATGTACAAAACACCACTGCGCAAAAACGTTCAAGCACTAGCTCCATCCAAACAACAGGGATGAAGATGGTAAGTAGTACTAAAGCTGAATGGGACTTCTTTCAGTCACGAGAATGCCTCCAACAAAACTACCAGAAACTAGAAGAGTTGCTGAGTTCTCTGAAACTACATGAACCAAGAAACGAAGACCTATTCTCATGTCGCTGTATCCAAGAGATCAATCACGAAATTGAAGTTGATGTGAGCATCCTACTCCTCATCCATGATAGGGTATCGTAAACCCAAAGAAGCTGAATTTACAATCACCAAGTGAAAACAATGTGTCAGTTGCAGCAATTCAGTAATCCAACGCACTTTTGTGAATAGCAAAGAAAGGAAGCAGGCAACTAAACTCTCAAGTCTCCACCTTGAGACCAGCTCACAAAAAGGATTACTTCGATAGTCTGATTGTTGGCTGGTAGGTCGCTGATCAGAGGGATCAGACGCCCATGCATTCCCGCCCACAAGCACATAGCAACCCTTCGTTCATCGACACTGTCGGCAAGCTCAGCTCGGAGCCGGGACACAGACCTGCCCTGAAACATCATAGCTCTGGCAGTGGTGAAATCTTTGTTGCCAAGTTCATCACCTTGCATATATATGATCAGCCTCCTGAAGAAGCCCACCTAATCAATCAAAATTTAACAGATTTCACCAATTAGATGTCAGACATCCTAACCTGAATCAAAATTCAACAGATTCCACCAATTAGATGTCGGACATCCTAACCGAACATAGGTCACTGTTATCGTTGGAATACATGTGGGACACATAACAGATTCAAGGCAGATTCTACACCAAAACTCACCTCAGCCGATGGAACCGGAAGATCCGGCGCCAGCCCGCTCCTCGATGGGATGAACTCCAGGACCAAAGGTGTCCAAGTGTTATCTTCCGGATTGATCAAGGGACGCCCACCACCATTCACAAGAAAGATCTCACTATCACCCCCCGGATGACTCCTCCCCTCCCAGTGCAAATCCTGCTGCTTGATGTCATTGTAATATACAGATTTTACAAGGATGGGAGAGCTATTGGGGTTGTCACTGTGATAGCCGAGGTAGCGGCCGTACGCCGCGTTCTGAAGCAGGATGAGGCTGGTGCCACGGTGCAGGACCCGGTGCACCCGCCACGCCGCGTTCAGCGCGCAGCAATACGGGCGGAAGTAGACCCTCACCCCGCCCTCGTCGGCGCGGAGGTATTGGCCGTTCACGCGGCTCCGCAGCCGCACGTACGCTCCATCGGAGAACTGCTCCATCGCCGCTTCGGATGGTGGTGGTCGCGCAGGTCTTGGGATGGTCTCGACCTTCCAATGCATCGTCGCGCTCTGGTGGTTGCTAGCCACGTCGATGGAGACGCCGCTGTACCTGCCGTCGGCACGCAGGAGGCGGTCGGAGACGTGGCGCAGGAGGATGTAG is part of the Sorghum bicolor cultivar BTx623 chromosome 10, Sorghum_bicolor_NCBIv3, whole genome shotgun sequence genome and harbors:
- the LOC110430933 gene encoding uncharacterized protein LOC110430933, which produces MNRFPDGAHVWLRSRARRGYYVYADEDGSGVSLSTDRATLNAAWQVHRIAREGVSYVLLLSAAYGRYLALSASSARDGHRGHAAAQSDFSEPQQLNIRWRAVSALDGSGDVLLRCNLGVGEERYLRANGRYRRWNSGVTVDVLGNGSTMMHWTVVKIPLRPSPPALPKPSTDLGVPTGLLQRRTGPAMDRQRTIQYMQGNDEGNLLGTKTFSFLGRSVFNLTKEVATQVRVDMFTITLCVHAGFHGRLTPLVVDLPHSEDPLDIVILPSSSPAAMALRHPNVDAPEPAPSI
- the LOC8070865 gene encoding uncharacterized protein LOC8070865; this translates as MEQFPDGVLVRLRSREQGGYLNADEDGRGVSLSWDLKSMSMAWNVHRVLHDGSTCFVLQSATYGRYLAASSDPAPLGHRVVLGSYDDSILWKAVELGNAGYILLRHVSNRLLRAIGRQQSGVCIDVAQHQSTMMHWKVETIPTSPTARPAAAIEYFSYGALVRLQSRVHGGYLHADEDGMGVSLSGHLGSMNLAWKVHRVLHGGSTSVRLQSAYHGRYLAASSEPAPPGHLGRRVVVGDCDRNVDRVQWEAVSSGVAGYILLRHVSDRLLRADGRYSGVSIDVASNHQSATMHWKVETIPRPARPPPSEAAMEQFSDGAYVRLRSRVNGQYLRADEGGVRVYFRPYCCALNAAWRVHRVLHRGTSLILLQNAAYGRYLGYHSDNPNSSPILVKSVYYNDIKQQDLHWEGRSHPGGDSEIFLVNGGGRPLINPEDNTWTPLVLEFIPSRSGLAPDLPVPSAEVGFFRRLIIYMQGDELGNKDFTTARAMMFQGRSVSRLRAELADSVDERRVAMCLWAGMHGRLIPLISDLPANNQTIEVILFVSWSQGGDLRLLWVYDTLSWMRSRMLTSTSIS